The following are from one region of the Sandaracinus amylolyticus genome:
- a CDS encoding serine/threonine protein kinase: MFQGSSRASTLTSSGPQSDEDDGPTLLESRKNLQSLQPELLADRYESRSVLGEGGMGEVRLVWDRIVGREVAMKVLLPTRSGRSRAKERFLREAHVQGYLDHPGIVPVHEVGTLPSGEPFFTMKRIRGVTLHEVLEGLRKNDPNLRSRFSRRRMLSAFSKACLAIDYAHARGVVHRDLKPENVMLGDFGEVYVLDWGVARIVGTQVQRMPMALLGSITRAEQDLLGTPGYMAPEQIDRSNDADSAADVYSLGTILFEVLTLQALHRGKSVRELMISTREGADARCSVRAPQAAVAPELEAICVRATHADPLKRPQARELHEAIESFLDGDRETARRKLVADLHLRAAKETLKRASGTSGAEGATAQRDAIRGLARALSADPSNPEALQQLLDALAKPLDGKLPEEAEAEVREEEEKQHRVASRALRAGRFSWLLYVPLVVWLGPRDLVLGFTALGAIIAAVLVSWIVDLLPKPRPWMRTAVAVFAMLTIMPIASLFSPLILLPAIAAASIPTFMVHLDRPGRWITTAAACIAATLPFALEVAGVIPPSVLIRDGAITILPRMTHFPEWPTRIVLLVLSMSPLLTSAILMGRVRWELDAARRRVHWHLWRLRQLMP, translated from the coding sequence ATGTTCCAGGGAAGCTCACGCGCTTCGACACTGACTTCGAGCGGTCCGCAGAGCGACGAGGACGACGGGCCCACGCTCCTCGAGTCGCGCAAGAACCTGCAGAGCCTCCAGCCCGAGCTCCTCGCCGATCGCTACGAGAGCCGCTCGGTGCTCGGCGAGGGCGGCATGGGCGAGGTGCGCCTCGTCTGGGATCGCATCGTCGGCCGCGAGGTCGCGATGAAGGTGCTGCTCCCCACGCGCTCGGGGAGATCACGCGCGAAAGAGCGCTTCCTGCGCGAGGCGCACGTGCAGGGCTACCTGGATCATCCAGGGATCGTCCCGGTGCACGAGGTCGGGACGCTGCCCAGCGGCGAGCCCTTCTTCACGATGAAGCGGATCCGCGGCGTGACGCTCCACGAGGTGCTCGAGGGGCTGCGCAAGAACGATCCGAACCTGCGCAGCCGCTTCAGCCGGCGCCGCATGCTCTCGGCGTTCTCGAAGGCGTGCCTCGCGATCGACTACGCGCACGCGCGCGGCGTGGTGCACCGCGATCTGAAGCCCGAGAACGTGATGCTCGGCGACTTCGGCGAGGTCTACGTGCTCGACTGGGGCGTCGCGCGCATCGTCGGCACCCAGGTGCAGCGCATGCCGATGGCGCTGCTCGGATCGATCACGCGCGCCGAGCAGGACCTGCTGGGCACGCCGGGCTACATGGCGCCCGAGCAGATCGATCGCTCGAACGACGCCGACTCCGCGGCCGACGTGTACTCGCTCGGCACGATCCTCTTCGAGGTGCTCACGCTCCAGGCGCTGCATCGCGGCAAGAGCGTGCGCGAGCTGATGATCTCGACGCGCGAGGGCGCCGACGCGCGGTGCTCGGTGCGCGCTCCGCAGGCCGCGGTGGCGCCCGAGCTCGAGGCGATCTGCGTGCGCGCGACCCACGCCGATCCGCTGAAGCGCCCGCAGGCGCGCGAGCTCCACGAGGCGATCGAGTCGTTCCTCGACGGCGATCGCGAGACCGCGCGGCGCAAGCTCGTCGCCGATCTGCACCTCCGCGCCGCGAAGGAGACCCTGAAGCGCGCGTCGGGGACGAGCGGCGCCGAGGGCGCGACCGCGCAGCGCGATGCGATCCGCGGGCTCGCCCGCGCGCTCTCCGCCGATCCCTCGAACCCCGAGGCGCTGCAGCAGCTCCTCGATGCGCTCGCGAAGCCGCTCGACGGCAAGCTGCCCGAAGAGGCCGAAGCCGAGGTGCGCGAGGAAGAGGAGAAGCAACACCGCGTCGCGTCGCGCGCGCTGCGCGCCGGTCGCTTCAGCTGGCTGCTCTACGTGCCGCTCGTGGTGTGGCTCGGCCCGCGCGATCTCGTGCTCGGGTTCACCGCGCTCGGCGCGATCATCGCGGCGGTGCTCGTCAGCTGGATCGTCGATCTGCTCCCGAAGCCGCGGCCCTGGATGCGCACCGCGGTCGCGGTGTTCGCGATGCTGACGATCATGCCGATCGCGTCGTTGTTCTCGCCGCTGATCCTCCTGCCGGCGATCGCGGCTGCGAGCATCCCGACGTTCATGGTGCACCTCGACCGTCCGGGACGCTGGATCACGACGGCTGCGGCGTGCATCGCGGCGACGCTGCCGTTCGCGCTCGAGGTCGCGGGTGTGATCCCGCCCTCGGTCCTGATCCGCGACGGAGCGATCACGATCCTCCCCCGCATGACCCACTTCCCCGAGTGGCCCACCCGCATCGTGCTGCTGGTGCTCTCGATGTCGCCGCTGCTCACCAGCGCGATCCTGATGGGCCGCGTGCGCTGGGAGCTCGACGCTGCGCGCCGCCGCGTGCACTGGCATCTCTGGCGGCTGCGCCAGCTGATGCCGTGA
- a CDS encoding sirohydrochlorin chelatase yields the protein MRAILLVDHGSRVEAANAQLGEVARLVERIAADGTIVRHAHMELAAPSIPEGIAALVREGATEIVVVPYFLAPGRHATSDVPEIAFGAAEHHRGVQVRVAAPLGVHELLAKLVLVRARE from the coding sequence ATGCGCGCGATCCTGCTCGTCGATCACGGCAGCCGCGTGGAGGCCGCGAACGCCCAGCTCGGCGAGGTCGCGCGGCTGGTCGAGCGCATCGCGGCCGACGGGACGATCGTGCGCCACGCGCACATGGAGCTCGCGGCGCCGTCGATCCCCGAGGGCATCGCCGCCCTGGTGCGCGAGGGCGCGACCGAGATCGTGGTGGTCCCGTACTTCCTCGCGCCGGGGAGGCACGCGACGAGCGACGTCCCCGAGATCGCGTTCGGCGCCGCCGAGCATCATCGCGGCGTGCAGGTGCGGGTCGCCGCACCGCTCGGGGTGCACGAGCTGCTCGCGAAGCTGGTCCTGGTGCGCGCGCGAGAGTGA
- a CDS encoding Fic family protein translates to MSSQNPGAEFTRLQQQAQKLDERLVVLQRLYAAAPEDARKDYNFKLDLSWIHHDSALEGVVYSIPELHAALQGQPPADASLVPTFDEIRQNKAAVDLVREMATRKKLKIDLDTLKDLYVCLAPEEIEGKKPPAYRKDMPIHRLYFHEIATPDKISYKLRQFTQWVNAAETKRTTHPVRLAAKAHFQLLHIYPFPKHSGKVARLVGNLILLQNGFPPAIIHATERQRYYDALKTNDNALATVVREALMSSMESAIRYFETIAPPAPVEEPAPKPRKKAAGAKKR, encoded by the coding sequence ATGTCGTCGCAGAACCCCGGGGCCGAATTCACGCGCCTCCAGCAGCAGGCGCAGAAGCTCGACGAGCGTCTCGTGGTCCTGCAGCGCCTCTACGCGGCGGCCCCCGAGGACGCGCGCAAGGACTACAACTTCAAGCTCGACCTCTCGTGGATCCACCACGACAGCGCGCTCGAAGGCGTCGTCTACTCGATCCCCGAGCTGCACGCCGCGCTGCAGGGCCAGCCGCCCGCCGATGCCTCGCTGGTCCCGACGTTCGACGAGATCCGGCAGAACAAGGCCGCGGTCGATCTCGTGCGCGAGATGGCGACGCGCAAGAAGCTCAAGATCGACCTCGACACGCTGAAGGACCTCTACGTGTGCCTCGCGCCCGAGGAGATCGAGGGCAAGAAGCCTCCGGCGTACCGGAAGGACATGCCGATCCACCGGCTGTACTTCCACGAGATCGCGACGCCCGACAAGATCAGCTACAAGCTGCGCCAGTTCACGCAGTGGGTGAACGCCGCGGAGACCAAGCGCACCACGCACCCGGTGCGGCTCGCGGCGAAGGCGCACTTCCAGCTGCTGCACATCTACCCGTTCCCCAAGCACAGCGGGAAGGTCGCGCGTCTGGTCGGCAACCTGATCCTGCTGCAGAACGGGTTCCCGCCCGCGATCATCCACGCGACCGAGCGCCAGCGTTACTACGACGCGCTCAAGACCAACGACAACGCGCTCGCGACCGTGGTGCGCGAGGCGCTGATGAGCTCGATGGAGAGCGCGATCCGCTACTTCGAGACGATCGCGCCGCCGGCGCCGGTCGAAGAGCCCGCGCCCAAGCCGCGCAAGAAGGCGGCGGGCGCGAAGAAGCGCTGA
- a CDS encoding TlpA family protein disulfide reductase, which produces MSDGGPSTRTILRALGFGFALLVLGAWLARSFFPAESPLMSQPAPPLEGRIVAGEGADREDRVSLESLRGRPVILDFWASWCPPCRASIPILSRLAATHADAGLVTLGVNVEANQTRSFVERAHRALRSGFPTLHDEHYRMQADYGVESLPTLVLIDRRGVVRRVEVGVPDETDLDAQIRELLAENP; this is translated from the coding sequence ATGAGCGACGGTGGACCCTCGACGCGCACCATCCTGCGCGCCCTCGGCTTCGGCTTCGCGCTGCTGGTGCTCGGGGCGTGGCTCGCGCGGAGCTTCTTCCCGGCCGAGAGCCCGCTGATGTCGCAGCCCGCGCCACCGCTCGAGGGGCGCATCGTCGCGGGCGAGGGCGCGGATCGCGAGGACCGGGTGTCGCTCGAGTCGCTGCGCGGGCGCCCGGTGATCCTCGACTTCTGGGCGAGCTGGTGCCCGCCCTGCCGCGCCTCGATCCCGATCCTGTCGCGCCTCGCCGCGACCCACGCCGACGCGGGCCTGGTCACGCTGGGCGTGAACGTCGAGGCGAACCAGACGCGCAGCTTCGTCGAGCGCGCGCATCGCGCGCTGCGCTCGGGATTTCCCACGCTGCACGACGAGCACTATCGGATGCAGGCCGACTACGGGGTCGAGTCGCTCCCCACGCTGGTGCTGATCGACCGGCGCGGGGTGGTGCGCAGAGTCGAGGTCGGAGTGCCCGACGAGACCGACCTCGACGCGCAGATCCGCGAATTGCTTGCAGAAAACCCCTGA
- a CDS encoding sensor histidine kinase, with translation MTKSPLRLGRFERRVLAVIAAVAFVPLIGALVLGRGVLAESYRVGVNPRVRRQLEASLETYHEYLVAMRADAERSADAVAYDYRLVDALRAHDTSTARDVLDAALARHEHLAAIEIVGDDGGMLAASTRDLDPDRDRHLVLERDFEGTADPALQHVTVRVTVAAPNEPFLAYQRAGEVVEVFRHLEASTSYVAGFYLAVYIALLLSVAVVALAIGIVVSRRVTRRIVVLADATQRVGGGDLTVEVPTDEADEVGELTRAFNAMVRDIRTSRDRIEYLQRVGAWQEMARRLAHEIKNPLTPIQLAVQQLHQSYRGEDARYRRTLDDVRDIVEEEITTLRRLVKEFGEFARLPTPELAPADLRALARDFAKGVDPEAMASEGEAPRPGLPIPSVRLDIDPDVPLPVVIDAQMLRRCLDNLVRNAVQATVASRARGGPGSTVIVAARREGDDALLEVRDDGPGVPLGARERVFDPYYTTREEGTGLGLAIVKKVVLEHGGTISCDEAPEGGALFRIRLPIEREGSSA, from the coding sequence ATGACCAAGAGCCCGCTGAGGCTCGGTCGCTTCGAGCGACGCGTGCTCGCGGTGATCGCCGCGGTCGCGTTCGTGCCGCTGATCGGCGCGCTGGTGCTGGGCCGCGGCGTGCTCGCGGAGTCGTATCGCGTCGGGGTCAACCCGCGGGTGCGAAGGCAGCTCGAGGCGAGCCTCGAGACCTACCACGAGTACCTCGTCGCGATGCGCGCCGACGCCGAGCGCAGCGCCGACGCGGTCGCCTACGACTACCGCCTCGTCGACGCGCTGCGTGCCCACGACACCAGCACCGCGCGCGACGTGCTCGACGCCGCGCTGGCGCGCCACGAGCACCTCGCCGCGATCGAGATCGTCGGCGACGACGGCGGGATGCTCGCCGCGAGCACGCGCGATCTCGACCCCGATCGTGACCGCCACCTCGTGCTCGAGCGCGACTTCGAGGGCACCGCGGATCCCGCGCTCCAGCACGTGACGGTGCGGGTCACGGTCGCCGCGCCGAACGAGCCCTTCCTCGCCTATCAGCGCGCGGGCGAGGTCGTCGAGGTGTTCCGCCACCTCGAGGCGAGCACGTCGTACGTCGCGGGCTTCTACCTCGCGGTCTACATCGCGCTGCTGCTCAGCGTCGCGGTGGTCGCGCTCGCGATCGGCATCGTGGTCTCGCGGCGCGTCACCCGCCGCATCGTGGTGCTCGCGGACGCGACCCAGCGGGTCGGTGGCGGCGATCTCACGGTCGAGGTCCCCACCGACGAGGCCGACGAGGTCGGCGAGCTCACCCGCGCGTTCAACGCGATGGTCCGCGACATCCGCACCTCGCGCGATCGCATCGAGTACCTCCAGCGCGTCGGCGCGTGGCAGGAGATGGCGCGCCGCCTCGCCCACGAGATCAAGAACCCGCTCACGCCGATCCAGCTCGCGGTGCAGCAGCTCCACCAGAGCTATCGCGGCGAGGACGCGCGCTACCGCCGCACCCTCGACGACGTGCGCGACATCGTCGAGGAAGAGATCACCACGCTGCGCCGACTGGTGAAGGAGTTTGGCGAGTTCGCGCGCCTGCCCACGCCCGAGCTCGCGCCCGCGGATCTGCGCGCCCTGGCGCGCGACTTCGCGAAGGGCGTCGATCCCGAGGCGATGGCCTCGGAGGGCGAGGCACCGCGCCCGGGGCTCCCGATCCCGAGCGTCCGGCTCGACATCGATCCCGACGTGCCGCTCCCGGTCGTGATCGACGCCCAGATGCTCCGCCGCTGCCTCGACAACCTGGTGCGCAACGCCGTGCAGGCGACGGTCGCGAGCCGCGCTCGCGGTGGCCCCGGCAGCACGGTGATCGTCGCGGCACGACGCGAGGGCGACGACGCGCTGCTCGAGGTGCGCGACGACGGCCCCGGCGTGCCGCTCGGCGCGCGCGAGCGCGTGTTCGACCCGTACTACACGACGCGCGAGGAAGGCACCGGCCTGGGCCTCGCGATCGTGAAGAAGGTCGTGCTCGAGCACGGCGGTACGATCTCGTGCGACGAGGCGCCCGAGGGCGGCGCGCTCTTCCGCATCCGGCTCCCGATCGAACGCGAAGGATCATCCGCATGA
- a CDS encoding DUF2079 domain-containing protein gives MREWWRDARGEPSPIPWAGTRRALHAMVLVAAITFATLSLLRWHTFHNETFDLAFYARMSWGAVHGDGWNPIVGAHELGLHLAWILRPLGLIGMLFGQAPTLLVAQSFALAAAALPIARIGARHLGAPGAIVAALAWLLHPNLAHVASEEFHPGSIAVLPLAWAAESLDRRSGPGIVLATLGVLLCREDLGLVTTLVGVGACVLALRSPRSIERTRLARAGVIVAVISLAYVLVFVLVLHPRFAPPEGSLELHFGRFGRSTTEVAQYVITHPAELIAHLSVRHRVLYLALITAPCALLPLVRPGFLLIAAPVLAINLLSDFPGTTDLDSHYLTPAMPFVLAAAIHGAAALPDRALLRVAPLAASALFAHLIAGGTPLSLVFSREPFVADESTDAARRIVARIGPSASVQAPDALLPHLAERRDLRRAPPPETRADFVVLDASHRVRFAHEEDLLRTSEEPQTRAWIARDDHALVEAGGDYLLLERGRDPREGIGARAIVDHDDDRRAGRRLTGCLRLRDARLERRGSGLVLTLDLLALGACPSDLALRIGEGKRPRRVDLIANGWLSPAHFRAGDVIRSEHPLGPAEVRPGRLRVGTLRSSGARPEHLDPHSIVIDAAIP, from the coding sequence GTGAGAGAGTGGTGGCGCGATGCGCGCGGCGAGCCCTCGCCGATCCCGTGGGCCGGCACGCGTCGCGCGCTGCACGCGATGGTGCTCGTCGCCGCGATCACGTTCGCGACGCTCTCGCTGCTGCGCTGGCACACGTTCCACAACGAGACGTTCGATCTCGCGTTCTACGCGCGGATGTCGTGGGGCGCGGTGCACGGCGACGGATGGAACCCGATCGTCGGCGCGCACGAGCTCGGCCTGCACCTCGCGTGGATCCTGCGGCCGCTCGGGCTGATCGGGATGCTCTTCGGGCAGGCGCCGACGTTGCTCGTCGCGCAGTCCTTCGCGCTCGCGGCCGCCGCGCTGCCGATCGCGCGCATCGGCGCGCGGCACCTCGGCGCGCCGGGCGCGATCGTCGCGGCGCTCGCGTGGCTGCTCCATCCCAACCTCGCGCACGTCGCGTCGGAGGAGTTCCATCCCGGCAGCATCGCGGTGCTCCCGCTCGCGTGGGCAGCCGAGTCGCTCGATCGACGCAGCGGTCCGGGGATCGTGCTCGCGACCCTCGGCGTGCTGCTCTGCCGTGAAGATCTCGGCCTGGTCACGACGCTGGTCGGGGTCGGGGCGTGCGTGCTGGCGCTGCGCTCGCCGCGCTCGATCGAGCGCACCCGCCTCGCGCGCGCCGGCGTGATCGTCGCGGTGATCTCGCTCGCGTACGTGCTCGTCTTCGTGCTGGTGCTGCACCCGCGCTTCGCGCCGCCCGAGGGATCGCTCGAGCTGCACTTCGGGCGCTTCGGACGCAGCACGACCGAGGTCGCGCAGTACGTGATCACGCATCCTGCGGAGCTGATCGCGCACCTCTCGGTGCGACACCGCGTGCTCTACCTCGCGCTGATCACCGCGCCGTGCGCGCTGCTCCCGCTCGTGCGCCCGGGGTTCCTCCTGATCGCGGCGCCGGTGCTCGCGATCAACCTGCTCTCGGACTTCCCGGGCACGACCGATCTCGACTCGCACTACCTCACGCCCGCGATGCCCTTCGTGCTCGCGGCCGCGATCCACGGCGCTGCGGCGCTGCCCGATCGCGCGCTGCTGCGCGTCGCGCCGCTCGCGGCGAGCGCGCTCTTCGCGCACCTGATCGCGGGTGGCACGCCGCTCTCGCTCGTGTTCTCGCGCGAGCCGTTCGTCGCCGACGAGAGCACCGACGCGGCGCGCCGCATCGTCGCGCGCATCGGGCCGAGCGCATCGGTGCAGGCGCCCGACGCGCTCCTGCCGCACCTCGCGGAGCGACGGGATCTGCGCCGCGCGCCGCCGCCCGAGACGCGCGCCGACTTCGTGGTGCTCGACGCATCACACCGGGTGCGCTTCGCCCACGAGGAGGACCTCCTCCGCACCAGCGAGGAGCCCCAGACCCGCGCCTGGATCGCGCGTGACGATCACGCGCTGGTCGAGGCCGGCGGCGACTATCTGCTGCTCGAGCGCGGCCGCGATCCCCGCGAGGGCATCGGGGCGCGCGCGATCGTCGATCACGACGACGATCGACGCGCCGGTCGTCGCCTCACCGGATGCCTGCGGCTGCGCGACGCGCGGCTCGAGCGGCGGGGCAGCGGGCTCGTGCTCACGCTCGATCTGCTCGCGCTCGGTGCCTGTCCTTCCGACCTCGCGCTGCGCATCGGCGAGGGCAAGCGACCGCGCCGGGTCGACCTGATCGCGAACGGATGGCTCTCGCCCGCGCACTTCCGCGCCGGCGACGTGATCCGTTCCGAGCACCCGCTCGGACCCGCCGAAGTCCGCCCCGGCCGGCTCCGGGTGGGGACCCTCCGCTCGAGCGGCGCCCGCCCCGAGCACCTCGATCCTCACTCGATCGTCATCGACGCAGCAATTCCGTGA
- the dnaA gene encoding chromosomal replication initiator protein DnaA gives MDGLWESTLGRLRGRLAEETYATWLEPIRFDGIEGRIVRLRIPNRFFADWISARYLPDILESLAALTGASGLDVSWVVDPSLQEQVTSAGQVVSPAVADRDVASTGVMVAPGAMLADDAMLSRGARMAAAGRVTARASRPPVRALRAAGELPFDVESGATDRAPIARPPVARSIAGDRSAAPVESGSPVGEQSYALNPRYLFENFVVGPSNQLAHAASIAASSSPGKRYNPLFIYSKVGLGKTHLVNAVGHRVLEDRRDARVLFLSAERFTNEFIWALQHKRIDEFRARYRGSCDVLVIDDIQFLAGREQTQEEFFHTFNALYHADKQIVVTSDVYPQHIPEMQERLISRFQWGLVADIQAPELDTRIAILRKKAEQEQLHLGDDVALLIAQVVQSNVRELEGTLLRLAVLADAQQRPLDIELARMALGAHQPKGRDARQTSVEDIQRAACEYFQIGIKELMSDRRHRNVSLPRMIAMYICRERLDLSYPMIGARFGNKDHTTVMNAHRKISGLVESDERVKRAIEVIERKVGIS, from the coding sequence ATGGACGGGCTGTGGGAATCGACTCTCGGCAGACTTCGCGGAAGGCTCGCGGAAGAGACCTACGCGACGTGGCTGGAGCCGATTCGCTTCGACGGGATCGAGGGCCGGATCGTGCGGCTGCGGATTCCCAACCGCTTCTTCGCGGATTGGATCTCGGCGCGCTATCTGCCCGACATCCTCGAGTCGCTCGCGGCGCTGACAGGCGCGAGCGGGCTGGATGTCTCGTGGGTCGTCGACCCGAGCCTGCAGGAGCAGGTGACGTCGGCCGGGCAGGTGGTCAGCCCGGCGGTGGCGGATCGTGACGTCGCGTCGACCGGCGTGATGGTCGCGCCGGGCGCGATGCTCGCGGACGACGCGATGCTCTCGCGCGGTGCGCGGATGGCGGCGGCGGGCCGGGTGACGGCGCGCGCGTCGCGTCCGCCGGTGCGCGCGCTGCGCGCGGCGGGCGAGCTTCCGTTCGACGTCGAGAGCGGCGCGACCGATCGTGCGCCGATCGCGCGACCGCCGGTCGCCCGCAGCATTGCCGGCGATCGCAGTGCAGCGCCGGTCGAGAGCGGAAGTCCCGTGGGCGAGCAGTCGTATGCCCTGAACCCGCGTTATCTGTTCGAGAACTTCGTCGTCGGGCCGTCGAACCAGCTCGCGCACGCGGCCTCGATCGCGGCGAGCTCGAGCCCGGGCAAGCGCTACAACCCGCTCTTCATCTACAGCAAGGTCGGCCTCGGCAAGACCCACCTCGTCAACGCGGTCGGCCATCGCGTGCTCGAGGATCGTCGCGACGCGCGCGTGCTCTTCCTGAGCGCCGAGCGCTTCACCAACGAGTTCATCTGGGCGCTGCAGCACAAGCGCATCGACGAGTTCCGCGCGCGTTATCGCGGCTCGTGCGACGTGCTGGTGATCGACGACATCCAGTTCCTCGCGGGGCGCGAGCAGACGCAGGAAGAGTTCTTCCACACGTTCAACGCGCTCTATCACGCGGACAAGCAGATCGTCGTCACGAGCGACGTCTATCCGCAGCACATCCCCGAGATGCAGGAGCGCCTGATCTCGCGCTTCCAGTGGGGCCTGGTCGCCGACATCCAGGCGCCCGAGCTCGACACGCGCATCGCGATCCTCCGCAAGAAGGCGGAGCAGGAGCAGCTGCACCTCGGCGACGACGTCGCGCTGCTGATCGCGCAGGTCGTGCAGAGCAACGTGCGCGAGCTCGAGGGGACGCTGCTGCGTCTCGCGGTGCTCGCGGACGCGCAGCAGCGCCCGCTCGACATCGAGCTCGCGCGGATGGCGCTCGGTGCGCACCAGCCGAAGGGTCGCGACGCGCGTCAGACGAGCGTCGAGGACATCCAGCGCGCGGCCTGCGAGTACTTTCAGATCGGCATCAAGGAGCTGATGAGCGATCGCCGGCACCGCAACGTGTCGCTGCCCCGCATGATCGCGATGTACATCTGCCGCGAGCGCCTCGATCTGAGCTACCCGATGATCGGCGCGCGCTTCGGCAACAAGGACCACACCACGGTCATGAACGCGCACCGCAAGATCAGCGGTCTCGTCGAGAGCGACGAGCGGGTGAAGCGCGCGATCGAGGTGATCGAGCGCAAGGTCGGCATCAGCTGA
- the thiE gene encoding thiamine phosphate synthase: MRGLYAIVDPERCAGRDPLEVASAILRGGCAIIQVRAKRMPDRERLALMRAVRSRAKERGVPFVVNDRPDLALLVDADGLHLGQDDLPIAEARRIVGRMMIGRSTHDLAQLRVAMDEGANLVGFGPVFATKSKENPDPVVGLEGLARAVRVARVPIVAIGGITEASASGVARTGVALGAAIAAIGEAPDPEQAARALHRALSGSTG, translated from the coding sequence GTGCGGGGGCTCTACGCGATCGTCGATCCGGAACGGTGTGCAGGGCGTGATCCGCTCGAGGTCGCGAGCGCGATCCTGCGAGGTGGATGCGCGATCATCCAGGTCCGCGCGAAGCGGATGCCGGACCGCGAGCGGCTCGCGCTGATGCGCGCGGTGCGGTCGCGCGCGAAGGAGCGCGGCGTGCCCTTCGTGGTGAACGATCGCCCCGATCTCGCGCTGCTCGTCGACGCCGACGGACTGCACCTCGGGCAGGACGATCTGCCGATCGCCGAGGCGCGCCGCATCGTGGGTCGCATGATGATCGGCCGCTCGACCCACGACCTCGCGCAGCTGCGTGTCGCGATGGACGAGGGCGCGAACCTCGTCGGCTTCGGGCCGGTGTTCGCGACGAAGAGCAAGGAGAACCCCGATCCCGTGGTCGGGCTCGAGGGGCTCGCGCGCGCGGTGCGCGTCGCGCGGGTGCCGATCGTCGCGATCGGCGGGATCACCGAGGCGAGCGCGTCCGGCGTCGCGCGCACCGGCGTCGCGCTCGGCGCGGCGATCGCGGCGATCGGCGAGGCCCCCGATCCCGAGCAGGCTGCGCGCGCGCTGCATCGCGCGCTCTCGGGGAGCACGGGGTGA
- a CDS encoding BamA/TamA family outer membrane protein, which produces MRAPVWLVLALCVVASPPPSRAHAQADTEVPEPSPAPEAAPAPDPDPDLVFLLEGIDVRGNQRTADHVIRRALPFEIGTPLDVDDERLEQARWQLLGTGFFDSVELSIERGRERGRVVLVVVVHERNTVLLEEIALGVSEGLNGERSYGGDIYVGSTLSESNLFGTGTSLQGSFVLSLLQQGLRLRFHEPRFASTPFALTIGAFFLNAREVYGDEDVLVTPVAPVDPEGPFGPEEVRYALVRYHRGGGWIGTGLSLDPENRINVSYQLEVVDVLSRPDAASERRGSEIVPIDFALHDGTSFVSTLTLSYVHDERDDPGLTRRGRLVTLRGDLASRLLGGDYDFFRAQALWREWIALPGWEHSLRTTLFVGAALGDAPVFYRFYAADLSDLIPSRMLELNLDRRTPPNLLGTAIAELRFAQLGARADIEYAFLIVRPNDAVRALFGFVDVGLYALADTDMFTRPIPGYPISVPIDLTFDVGIRLDTSIGVFQLAFSTLVGFVSL; this is translated from the coding sequence GTGCGCGCCCCGGTCTGGCTCGTGCTCGCGCTGTGCGTCGTCGCGAGCCCACCACCGTCGCGGGCGCACGCGCAGGCCGACACCGAGGTCCCCGAGCCGTCCCCTGCTCCGGAAGCCGCCCCGGCCCCCGACCCCGACCCCGACCTCGTCTTCCTCCTCGAGGGCATCGACGTCCGGGGCAACCAGCGCACCGCGGATCACGTGATCCGTCGCGCCCTCCCGTTCGAGATCGGCACCCCGCTCGACGTCGACGACGAGCGCCTCGAGCAAGCCCGCTGGCAGCTCCTCGGCACCGGGTTCTTCGACTCGGTCGAGCTCTCCATCGAGCGCGGCCGCGAGCGCGGCCGCGTCGTGCTCGTCGTCGTCGTCCACGAGCGCAACACCGTGCTGCTCGAGGAGATCGCGCTCGGCGTCTCCGAGGGCCTCAACGGCGAGCGCAGCTACGGCGGCGACATCTACGTCGGCTCCACGCTCTCCGAGTCGAACCTCTTCGGCACCGGCACCTCGCTGCAGGGCTCGTTCGTCCTCTCGCTGCTGCAGCAGGGCCTGCGCCTGCGCTTCCACGAGCCGCGCTTCGCCTCCACCCCGTTCGCGCTCACCATCGGCGCGTTCTTCCTCAACGCGCGCGAGGTCTACGGCGACGAGGACGTGCTCGTCACCCCGGTCGCGCCCGTCGATCCCGAGGGTCCCTTCGGCCCCGAAGAGGTCCGCTACGCGCTCGTCCGCTACCACCGCGGCGGCGGCTGGATCGGCACCGGGCTCTCCCTCGATCCCGAGAACCGCATCAACGTCTCCTACCAGCTCGAGGTCGTCGACGTGCTCTCGCGCCCCGACGCCGCGAGCGAGCGACGCGGCAGCGAGATCGTTCCCATCGACTTCGCGCTGCACGACGGCACGAGCTTCGTCTCGACGCTCACGCTCAGCTACGTCCACGACGAGCGCGACGATCCCGGCCTCACCCGCCGCGGCCGCCTGGTCACGCTGCGCGGCGATCTCGCGTCGCGCCTGCTCGGCGGCGACTACGACTTCTTCCGCGCGCAGGCGCTGTGGCGCGAGTGGATCGCGCTGCCCGGTTGGGAGCACTCGCTGCGCACGACGCTCTTCGTCGGCGCCGCGCTCGGCGACGCGCCGGTCTTCTATCGCTTCTACGCGGCCGATCTCAGCGATCTCATCCCGAGCCGCATGCTCGAGCTCAACCTCGATCGCCGCACCCCGCCGAACCTGCTCGGCACCGCGATCGCCGAGCTCCGATTCGCGCAGCTCGGCGCGCGCGCCGACATCGAGTACGCGTTCCTGATCGTCCGCCCCAACGACGCGGTGCGCGCGCTCTTCGGGTTCGTCGACGTCGGCCTCTACGCGCTCGCCGACACCGACATGTTCACGCGCCCGATCCCGGGCTACCCGATCAGCGTCCCGATCGATCTCACGTTCGACGTCGGCATCCGTCTCGACACCTCGATCGGCGTGTTCCAGCTCGCGTTCTCGACGCTCGTGGGGTTCGTCTCGTTGTGA